A genomic region of Glycine max cultivar Williams 82 chromosome 15, Glycine_max_v4.0, whole genome shotgun sequence contains the following coding sequences:
- the LOC100818658 gene encoding U-box domain-containing protein 4 translates to MVSLEESRSNSSRFPLARSYQYHSSVSSKTQRQIGRSMRTIRSNFFQDDNSSSCSFTEKSTCLSENLTDSVVDLRLGELALRNSKSVKYSPTEEELLDLSQAFSDFSACSSDISGELQRLATLPSPKKSDFSGENEAPEPEIEPCMGFLQRENFSTEIIESISPEDLQPTVKMCIDGLQSQSVAVKRSAAAKLRLLAKNRADNRVLIAESGAVPVLAPLLRCSDPWTQEHAVTALLNLSLHEDNKMLITNAGAVKSLVYVLKTGTETSKQNAACALLSLALVEENKSSIGASGAIPPLVSLLLNGSSRGKKDALTTLYKLCSVRQNKERTVSAGAVKPLVELVAEQGSGMAEKAMVVLNSLAGIQEGKNAIVEEGGIAALVEAIEDGSVKGKEFAVLTLLQLCVDSVRNRGFLVREGGIPPLVALSQTGSVRAKHKAETLLRYLRESRQEAASTSSS, encoded by the exons ATGGTTTCGCTGGAGGAATCTCGCTCGAATTCGAGCCGTTTCCCCTTGGCGAGGAGTTACCAGTACCACTCCTCGGTTTCGTCCAAAACGCAGCGTCAAATTGGAAGGTCCATGCGCACTATACGCTCCAATTTCTTCCAAGACGACAACAGCAGCAGCTGCTCCTTCACCGAGAAATCCACGTGTCTCTCGGAAAACCTCACCGACTCCGTCGTCGACCTCCGTCTCGGCGAGCTGGCGCTGCGGAACAGCAAATCGGTGAAATACTCGCCGACGGAGGAGGAGCTCCTCGATTTGTCGCAGGCCTTCAGCGACTTCTCCGCCTGCAGCAGCGACATCTCCGGCGAGCTGCAGCGTCTGGCCACGCTGCCGTCGCCGAAGAAGAGCGACTTCTCCGGCGAGAACGAGGCGCCGGAGCCGGAGATTGAGCCCTGCATGGGGTTCCTGCAGAGGGAGAATTTCTCTACGGAGATCATCGAGAGCATTTCGCCGGAGGATCTCCAGCCGACGGTGAAGATGTGCATCGACGGCCTCCAGTCGCAGTCGGTGGCGGTGAAGCGCTCCGCCGCGGCGAAACTCCGCCTACTCGCAAAAAACCGCGCCGACAACCGCGTTCTGATCGCGGAGTCCGGCGCCGTCCCCGTCCTCGCTCCGCTTCTCCGGTGCAGCGATCCGTGGACGCAGGAACACGCTGTCACCGCGCTGTTAAACCTCTCTCTCCACGAGGACAATAAAATGCTGATAACCAATGCCGGAGCAGTGAAGTCTCTGGTTTATGTTCTAAAGACCGGAACCGAAACTTCGAAGCAGAACGCGGCGTGCGCGCTTCTAAGCCTTGCTTTGGTGGAAGAGAACAAGAGCTCGATCGGGGCTTCAGGTGCGATACCGCCGCTGGTTTCTTTGCTTCTGAATGGTTCGAGCAGAGGGAAGAAGGACGCGCTGACGACGCTTTATAAGCTCTGTTCGGTGAGGCAGAACAAGGAGAGAACGGTGAGTGCCGGCGCGGTGAAGCCGCTGGTGGAGCTAGTGGCGGAGCAGGGGAGCGGCATGGCGGAGAAGGCCATGGTGGTGCTGAATAGCCTGGCGGGGATTCAGGAAGGGAAAAATGCGATTGTTGAAGAAGGTGGAATTGCTGCTCTTGTGGAAGCTATTGAGGATGGGTCTGTGAAAGGGAAGGAATTTGCGGTTTTGACACTTCTTCAGCTCTGTGTTGATAGTGTCAGAAACAGAGGGTTTCTTGTTAGGGAGGGTGGGATTCCTCCTCTCGTTGCTCTTTCTCAAACTGGGAGTGTTCGAGCTAAGCACAAG GCTGAAACACTTCTTCGATATTTGAGGGAATCAAGACAAGAGGCAGCATCTACTTCAAGTTCTTAG
- the LOC100809756 gene encoding thymidine kinase a, with product MKSLLNPKFSALSPKASPFALFSLPSQSTTRFSFRSNPRRIPNRLLRLNPPPFSSNNFICAIQNRSLQTEPSPPPSGEIHVIVGPMFAGKTTSLLRRIQSETANGRNVAIIKSSKDTRYGLDSIVTHDGAKLPCWALANLSSFKQKFGMDAYEKLDVIGIDEAQFFDDLYEFCRQAADHDGKTVIVAGLDGNYLRRSFGSVLDIIPLADSVTKLTARCEICGKRACFTLRKTQDKQIELIGGVDVYMPVCRQHYASGQVAMEATRHVLESKKVECGSHT from the exons ATGAAGTCTCTTCTGAACCCAAAGTTCTCAGCTTTATCTCCCAAAGCCTCTCCTTTTGCTCTGTTCTCACTTCCTTCTCAATCCACAACTCGATTCTCTTTCCGCAGCAACCCGCGTCGAATCCCCAATCGTCTCCTCCGCCTCAACCCACCACCCTTTTCGTCCAATAATTTCATTTGCGCCATTCAAAATCGAAGCTTGCAAACGGAGCCCTCGCCGCCTCCCTCCGGCGAGATTCACGTCATTGTGGGGCCCATGTTCGCCGGAAAAACCACCTCGCTCCTTCGTCGGATTCAGTCAGAAACCGCCAACGGCAG AAATGTAGCAATAATTAAATCAAGCAAAGATACAAGATATGGATTAGACTCAATTGTTACACACGATGGTGCAAAATTACCATGTTGGGCACTGGCAAACTTATCATCATTCAAGCAGAAGTTTGGAATGGATGCTTATGAGAAG CTGGATGTGATTGGTATTGATGAAGCTCAATTCTTTGACGACCTATATGAATTCTGTCGTCAAGCTGCTGATCATGATGGAAAAACAGTAATAGTTGCAGGACTAGATGGTAACTATTTGAG GAGGAGCTTTGGTTCCGTCCTTGATATAATTCCCCTTGCTGATTCAGTAACCAAGTTAACTGCTAGATGTGAAATATGTGGGAAGCGTGCTTGCTTTACCCTGAGGAAGACACAGGATAAGCAGATTGAGCTGATTGGTGGTGTTGATGTCTACATGCCAGTGTGTCGGCAGCACTATGCTAGTGGACAGGTAGCCATGGAAGCCACAAGGCATGTCCTTGAATCTAAGAAGGTTGAATGTGGCTCCCATACATGA
- the LOC100810286 gene encoding uncharacterized protein, producing the protein MQREQERERRRIRDRQRRQSMTREQRERHLARRRRNYQLRRQRAANAQIPYSPVPQLQLLESSAGEASTSDELQVVTSSTFLDYGVLSQGIVSPHHGLNQGQETLHFGTKVLEGSSLPLETLVYKPANSPRRMRLNHIKGLMRNRTHSIDDPAVTHQLAAELIAKEDQDVSLGNFGSTPKSMRLNCVKRLARSKNSPPKETADQKDLKLPPEGIQVLGNESFIASN; encoded by the exons ATGCAGAGAGAGCAAGAGAGGGAGAGGAGGCGCATCCGTGACAGGCAGAGGAGACAATCAATGACTCGAGAACAAAGGGAAAGACATCTTGCAAGACGCCGCAGAAACTATCAGCTTCGAAGACAAAGAGCTGCAAATGCTCAAATTCCATATTCTCCTGTTCCTCAACTTCAACTTCTAGAATCAAGTGCAGGTGAAGCCAGTACCAGTGATGAGCTTCAAGTTGTCACTTCTTCTACCTTTCTAGACTATGGAGTCCTTTCTCAAGGCATTGTTTCCCCTCATCATGGCCTCAACCAAGGACAAGAAACATTACATTTTGGAACCAAAGTTCTTGAAG GATCATCACTTCCGTTGGAAACTCTAGTTTATAAACCAGCCAATTCACCAAGGAGGATGCGTCTGAATCATATTAAAGGTCTTATGCGAAACCGGACACATTCAATAGATGATCCTGCTGTTACTCACCAGTTGGCAGCAGAGTTGATAGCTAAGGAAGATCAAGATGTATCACTTGGTAATTTTG GAAGCACACCAAAATCCATGCGTTTGAACTGTGTGAAGCGTCTTGCCCGGTCAAAAAATTCTCCTCCCAAAGAGACTGCAGATCAAAAAGACCTTAAATTGCCACCAGAAGGAATTCAAGTACTTGGTAACGAGAGCTTCATAGCCTCTAACTAA